The following coding sequences lie in one Apostichopus japonicus isolate 1M-3 chromosome 13, ASM3797524v1, whole genome shotgun sequence genomic window:
- the LOC139978929 gene encoding muscarinic acetylcholine receptor M2-like, translating into METTEAYLSDLNVTTLSPASDVIPRLTRAAILFTIAFLVIASNLLIIIAFSVEKRLRVYTNYYIISMAIADAMLGLTGMGLSLFQNILGYRWTFGYVSCNIVLTFSHTSLHVSVLMLVVISIDRWYAIYYPLKHLAQRSRKNAVRRNVIVWLVGFIFWGSFIGVWGIVDDRYHNSPFCIPLYPRSVIATFVAAALYYWIPTGMIAFFYFFIYRKIRSSGSNKLTTKFAANDAVRTGSSDTSNTGSRSSLSHNSTDVSVISTNKDHHSVEGREATMGDCQHVASNQNEVILTNWKTGNVPTTTSTANGSVGNPRRRSAGRSKTATLDSAKAQRTLSLLIISLIVAWTPYAGIIVTTTYCYTVLKVSSSGECFPSILLTTSLWMSWSNSLLNPVMYAIAQPLFKETILKILCCKCRN; encoded by the coding sequence ATGGAAACGACCGAGGCGTATTTATCTGACCTGAACGTTACTACTCTGTCTCCGGCAAGTGACGTCATCCCGCGATTGACACGTGCTGCGATACTATTCACCATCGCTTTCCTTGTCATTGCCAGCAACCTGCTTATTATCATTGCTTTCTCGGTAGAGAAGCGACTGCGAGTCTACACTAATTACTATATCATCAGCATGGCCATCGCTGATGCCATGTTGGGGCTGACTGGCATGGGTCTCTCTCTGTTCCAAAACATCTTGGGGTATCGTTGGACTTTTGGATACGTTTCCTGCAACATCGTGTTGACATTTTCCCACACTTCACTGCATGTATCCGTGTTAATGTTGGTTGTTATAAGCATCGATCGTTGGTACGCAATATACTACCCCCTTAAGCACTTGGCACAGCGCAGCCGGAAGAACGCGGTCCGTCGCAATGTCATCGTATGGCTTGTTGGGTTCATCTTCTGGGGGTCATTCATCGGGGTTTGGGGCATAGTTGACGACAGGTACCACAACTCCCCTTTCTGTATCCCTCTCTATCCTCGGTCCGTCATTGCTACCTTCGTTGCAGCAGCCCTGTATTATTGGATCCCAACTGGCATGATCGCattcttttactttttcatttatCGTAAGATTCGCTCATCTGGGAGTAACAAACTGACCACAAAATTCGCTGCCAACGATGCCGTACGTACTGGGTCATCTGACACGTCAAATACCGGAAGTAGGTCATCGCTGTCTCACAATTCAACCGATGTTTCCGTCATTTCAACTAACAAAGATCATCATAGCGTCGAAGGCAGAGAAGCTACTATGGGGGATTGTCAACATGTAGCATCTAATCAGAATGAAGTCATTCTGACCAATTGGAAGACTGGAAACGTACCGACGACAACATCAACGGCCAATGGCTCAGTCGGAAATCCTAGGCGACGGTCTGCTGGACGGTCTAAGACAGCCACACTGGACAGCGCTAAGGCTCAGCGTACTCTGAGTTTGTTGATTATTTCGCTGATAGTAGCGTGGACACCGTATGCGGGCATCATCGTAACTACTACGTACTGTTACACTGTACTAAAGGTTTCATCCAGTGGCGAGTGTTTTCCCTCAATTTTGTTGACTACGTCACTGTGGATGAGTTGGTCTAATAGTTTACTGAATCCGGTCATGTATGCCATTGCCCAACCTTTATTCAAGGAAACAATCCTTAAGATTCTGTGCTGTAAATGTCGTAACTAA